The following coding sequences lie in one Cronobacter universalis NCTC 9529 genomic window:
- a CDS encoding cytochrome ubiquinol oxidase subunit I — protein MISPETALLLARSQFAFTIGFHIVLAALTIGLAQWLMLLEGLWLWRRQQIYLDLYKYWSKIFALNVAVGVVTGVLMEFQFGANWGELSSRAGAVMGPLMYMEVLVAFFLEAGFMGVVLFGMGKVRPWVHFLATCVVAAGSLFSAFWILSANSWMQTPAGFIIGPDGRFQPVDWWAVIFNPSFPYRLMHMSIAALLATACLVAAVGAWHLLKRPQQPGARRMFSWGLWVLLALAPLQAVVGDLHGENTRDHQPVKLAAMEGSWNPPPPGEGEPLRLFAIPDMEARRNHLEVAIPSVGSLYLRHNLTGTIHSLNQYPPDELPWVPGVFFAFRAMVGLGFLMIFFGVAGLVVRLRGRLWEARWLQRGMVAMAPAGVIAMLAGWVVTETGRQPWTIYGQLLTRESASPIAPSLVLGSFVAIVVVYLLVFALGMGFMLRLLAKPPGDDTPDANPAVAAQTGSGVTPHSLRGRTND, from the coding sequence ATGATTAGCCCGGAAACCGCGCTGCTTTTGGCGCGCAGTCAGTTCGCCTTCACTATCGGGTTCCACATCGTGCTGGCGGCGCTGACGATAGGCCTCGCGCAGTGGCTGATGCTGCTGGAAGGCTTGTGGCTGTGGCGCAGGCAGCAAATTTATCTCGATCTCTATAAATACTGGAGCAAGATCTTTGCCCTGAATGTCGCGGTCGGCGTCGTCACCGGCGTGCTGATGGAATTCCAGTTCGGTGCCAACTGGGGCGAGCTTTCCAGCCGCGCCGGGGCGGTGATGGGGCCGCTGATGTACATGGAAGTGCTGGTGGCGTTTTTCCTCGAAGCGGGCTTTATGGGCGTGGTGCTGTTCGGCATGGGCAAAGTGCGCCCGTGGGTGCATTTTCTCGCCACCTGCGTGGTGGCGGCAGGCTCGCTGTTCAGCGCCTTCTGGATATTGTCGGCGAACTCGTGGATGCAGACGCCCGCAGGTTTCATCATCGGGCCCGATGGCCGTTTTCAGCCCGTCGACTGGTGGGCGGTGATTTTCAACCCGTCCTTCCCGTACCGGTTGATGCATATGTCCATCGCCGCGCTCCTCGCCACCGCGTGCCTGGTGGCGGCCGTCGGCGCATGGCACCTGCTCAAACGCCCGCAACAGCCGGGCGCGCGGCGGATGTTCTCCTGGGGGCTGTGGGTATTGCTCGCGCTCGCGCCCTTACAGGCGGTGGTGGGCGATCTGCATGGCGAAAATACCCGCGATCACCAGCCGGTCAAACTGGCGGCTATGGAAGGCAGCTGGAACCCGCCGCCGCCCGGCGAAGGCGAGCCGCTGCGCCTGTTCGCCATTCCGGATATGGAGGCGCGGCGCAACCACCTTGAAGTGGCGATCCCGTCCGTCGGCTCGCTCTACCTGCGCCATAACCTCACCGGCACCATTCACAGCCTGAACCAATATCCGCCGGACGAACTGCCCTGGGTGCCTGGCGTGTTCTTCGCGTTTCGCGCGATGGTCGGGCTCGGCTTTCTGATGATTTTCTTTGGCGTCGCCGGGCTGGTGGTGCGACTGCGTGGCCGGTTATGGGAGGCGCGCTGGCTGCAACGCGGCATGGTGGCGATGGCGCCTGCGGGCGTTATCGCGATGCTCGCAGGCTGGGTCGTCACCGAGACAGGCCGCCAGCCGTGGACCATCTACGGGCAGTTGCTGACCCGCGAGAGCGCCTCGCCCATCGCGCCGTCGCTGGTGCTCGGCTCGTTTGTCGCGATTGTAGTGGTCTATCTGCTGGTTTTCGCGCTGGGTAT